Part of the Gemmatimonadaceae bacterium genome, ATCTTCCTCGGCCCGCCGAGACGTTCGCCCGGAGGCGCATGACTCGCCCGCCAGAGATAGAGCCCCCCAAGGGCGGCGAGGCCCGCCACAGTGCTCGGATGAATCGACCACTCCAGCCACCCGAACTGCGTGAACGGGTGGAGCATCGCGAGCACCGGCATCATGGCTAGTGGCCCAGCTTTGCCACCAGCTGTCCGAAGAGGAACAGCAGCGAAATCAGCGTCAGCGCGGCGATGAAGAGGGGTCCTGTGAACAGCGCTCGGAACAGCTTGTGGTCGTACTTGAGGTGCATGTAGAACATCACGACGATCCCGAATTTGAGTGCCGAGAGCACGAGCAAGAGCGGAACGAAAGCGCGCGACGCTACAACGGCCGGTATGTAGTACATCCAGACTTCGCCGATCGTGATGACCGTGAGGATGGTCGCCACCTTCCAGTAAGTCGACCACCCCGGATGGTGATGCTCGGCGTGCGCCTCAGCCGGATGCGCAGTGGGATCGGTGTGCGGCGTATCGTGTTCCATCGGATCCTACTTGATCAGGTAGACGAGAGTGAAGATCACAATCCAGACGAC contains:
- a CDS encoding cytochrome C oxidase subunit IV family protein — encoded protein: MEHDTPHTDPTAHPAEAHAEHHHPGWSTYWKVATILTVITIGEVWMYYIPAVVASRAFVPLLLVLSALKFGIVVMFYMHLKYDHKLFRALFTGPLFIAALTLISLLFLFGQLVAKLGH